The genomic DNA CCAAAGTGAAGTAGAAAGGATGATATGAAGACCGAAGTTGAGATTCTGTATCATGAATCAGATGGCATTGTGTTCAAGTCGGCTCTTAGGAGATTCCCCAGTATTGCACTCCAAGGTGATACCCTCTCATTGCTATATTTTAATATTGAGGAGCTGAAGGAAATGATCGATGCTAATAATATTGATATTGATGAGGCATCCTATCTTATAGATCGCATTTATAATGTTGTGGGACGTTTAAACGACATATATAATCAATTTGGTGAAGAGAAATAGTGTTAAGGCCCTCCCAAACGGGAGGGCTTTCCCTTTGCTTCCAGCCGAAGACCCAGCCGACCT from Deinococcus roseus includes the following:
- a CDS encoding DUF6959 family protein is translated as MKTEVEILYHESDGIVFKSALRRFPSIALQGDTLSLLYFNIEELKEMIDANNIDIDEASYLIDRIYNVVGRLNDIYNQFGEEK